In Marinomonas maritima, the genomic stretch GAACCGGGTGGTTTGCCTTTTGTGTATCTATTAAAGACGCTGATTCCAATGATGATGATTAGTCTGATCATTCAAGGTACAGCGGATATTCTGAAAAATATTGGCGTTGTAAACGCGGCTCGCTCCCCCATTACTAGACACGCTAAAGGACAAAACTAATGGCTGAATTTATTCCTTTATGGCTCTTTGCCGGTGTTTGTGTCTGCTTATTATTTGGCTACCCTGTGGCGTTTTCATTGGGTGGCACCGCGTTAATTTTTGCGGCGGTGGGTTCCTTTTTTGGAACCTTCGACAGCGTTTTTCTAGAAGCATTGCCCAACCGTTTGTTTGGTATTGTCGGCAATGAAACTCTCATGGCGGTGCCGCTCTTTGTATTGATGGGTGTCCTGCTAGAAAAATCAAAGCTGGCTGAGAAGTTACTCGATTCCATGGCAATGTTATTTGGCACCTTGCGTGGCGGTTTAGGCATTTCGGTTATTTTGGTCGGTATGCTGTTGGCCGCGAGTACCGGTATTGTTGGTGCGACGGTGGTTACCATGGGCATGATCTCGCTGCCGACTATGTTGCGTCGCGGTTATGACCCAGCGCTAGCGGCCGGCACCATTTGCGCAACCGGTACATTGGGGCAAATCATTCCGCCGTCTATTGCGTTGGTTTTATTGGGCGATGTGATGTCCAATGCGTTCCAGAAAGCGCAGTTGGAAATGGGAATTTTTTCACCTAAAACCATTTCTGTGGGCGACTTGTTTGTTGGTGCGCTGATTCCCGGATTGATCCTTGTTGCTCTCTACATTTTATACGTCGTCGTTGTGGCCTGGTTGCAACCTCACAAAGCCCCCGCCGTACCTCGTGAGGAATTACGCAACGGCTCTACGGAACCTCTTGCCATACAAATTATAAAAGGCTTATTACCGCCTTTGGTGCTTATTTTTGCGGTACTAGGTTCTATCCTAAGCGGTATTGCCACACCAACAGAAGCGGCGGGCGTGGGGGCAT encodes the following:
- a CDS encoding TRAP transporter large permease codes for the protein MAEFIPLWLFAGVCVCLLFGYPVAFSLGGTALIFAAVGSFFGTFDSVFLEALPNRLFGIVGNETLMAVPLFVLMGVLLEKSKLAEKLLDSMAMLFGTLRGGLGISVILVGMLLAASTGIVGATVVTMGMISLPTMLRRGYDPALAAGTICATGTLGQIIPPSIALVLLGDVMSNAFQKAQLEMGIFSPKTISVGDLFVGALIPGLILVALYILYVVVVAWLQPHKAPAVPREELRNGSTEPLAIQIIKGLLPPLVLIFAVLGSILSGIATPTEAAGVGALGAALLAWGSGKLSFPTLKETVHSTTKVTCMVFMILIGASLFSLVFRGFGGEELIQDFFSQLPGGVVGAMIVVMLLMFFLGFILDFIEITFVVVPIVAPVLLAMGLDPVWLGIMMAINLQTSFLTPPFGFALFYLRGVAPPELKTQSIYKGVLPFILIQLFVLLMLSVWPELATWLPEQVYAN